The following are encoded together in the Robertmurraya sp. FSL R5-0851 genome:
- a CDS encoding coproporphyrinogen III oxidase, with protein MIFLQINIQGLVEEKFHRPLTNIANLFFEETKVFMENHSDQAELTVNFDLRVSDWIHVQAEIPGSELLHANYEKVLPNELSQKEKDRMIKHAISYVYLSVLQTYTGMTQKWGILTGIRPTKLLHKMLQEGMPKEEAHQKLQTEYMISDEKIQLMQNIIDRQLSVVPDLYQLQNEVSIYIGIPFCPTKCAYCTFPAYAINGRQGSVNSFLGGLHFEMKKIGQWLKENNVKITTVYYGGGTPTSISAEEMDMLYEEMYETFPDVTDIREVTVEAGRPDTITPEKLEVLKKWNIDRISINPQSYIQETLKAIGRHHTVEETIEKFKLARNMDMNNINMDLIIGLPGEGVEEFSYTLQETEKLMPESLTVHTLSFKRASEMTKNKEKYKVAGRSEIEEMMRLAENWTKEHNYAPYYLYRQKNILGNLENVGYALPNQESIYNIMIMEEQQTIIGLGCGAASKFIDPSSGKITQFSNPKDPKTYNDSFEKYTNDKLEILTSLFSTPGSSIK; from the coding sequence GTGATTTTTTTGCAGATTAATATACAAGGATTAGTGGAGGAGAAATTCCACCGCCCACTAACAAATATTGCCAACTTATTTTTTGAAGAAACGAAAGTATTCATGGAAAACCATTCGGACCAAGCAGAGTTAACGGTAAATTTTGATTTACGAGTATCGGATTGGATTCATGTACAAGCTGAAATACCTGGTTCCGAGCTACTACATGCAAATTATGAAAAAGTTCTCCCAAATGAACTTTCTCAAAAAGAAAAAGATCGAATGATTAAACATGCGATTTCTTATGTATATTTATCTGTTCTACAAACTTATACAGGAATGACACAGAAGTGGGGGATATTAACAGGAATAAGGCCAACGAAACTTCTCCACAAGATGTTGCAAGAAGGAATGCCGAAAGAGGAAGCACACCAAAAGCTTCAAACGGAGTATATGATTTCTGATGAAAAGATTCAATTAATGCAGAATATCATTGATCGTCAATTATCCGTTGTTCCGGACTTGTATCAACTGCAAAATGAAGTGAGTATTTATATTGGTATTCCGTTTTGCCCTACGAAATGTGCGTATTGTACATTTCCTGCCTATGCGATTAATGGTAGACAAGGATCCGTCAATTCATTTTTAGGTGGTCTGCATTTTGAAATGAAAAAGATCGGACAGTGGTTGAAAGAAAATAACGTGAAAATTACCACGGTCTATTATGGTGGCGGTACTCCTACAAGTATTTCTGCTGAAGAAATGGACATGCTCTATGAAGAAATGTACGAGACTTTTCCTGATGTGACAGACATTCGTGAAGTAACGGTAGAAGCCGGTCGTCCTGATACCATCACGCCTGAAAAGCTAGAGGTATTAAAAAAATGGAATATTGATCGAATTAGTATTAATCCACAATCGTATATTCAGGAAACGTTAAAAGCGATTGGCCGTCATCACACGGTAGAGGAAACGATTGAAAAATTTAAGCTTGCACGAAATATGGATATGAATAATATTAATATGGACTTAATTATTGGTTTGCCTGGAGAAGGGGTGGAGGAGTTTTCTTATACACTACAAGAGACTGAAAAGCTCATGCCAGAATCATTAACTGTTCATACTCTTTCCTTTAAACGTGCTTCCGAGATGACAAAGAACAAAGAAAAGTACAAGGTTGCAGGGCGTAGTGAAATTGAAGAGATGATGAGGCTTGCCGAAAACTGGACGAAGGAACATAATTATGCCCCTTATTATTTGTATCGCCAAAAGAATATTCTAGGAAATCTGGAGAATGTAGGATACGCTCTTCCTAATCAAGAGAGCATTTATAATATTATGATTATGGAAGAACAGCAGACGATCATTGGTTTAGGCTGTGGCGCTGCGAGTAAATTTATTGATCCATCATCAGGTAAAATAACGCAGTTTTCAAATCCTAAAGACCCAAAAACATACAACGACTCATTCGAGAAATATACAAATGATAAACTGGAAATACTCACTAGCTTATTCTCAACCCCAGGCTCTTCTATAAAGTAA
- a CDS encoding GNAT family N-acetyltransferase, with protein MKSTYSYNQFFITTNKDLLNLDVIERFICHDSYWGQGMNRDLIVKSIENSNLCFGLFDGNPQENSTAKQIGFARVITDFVRFAYLADVFVIKEYRGQGLSKWLIETIVSEPRLKGAAFHLTTKDAHSLYEKFGFRPIDQPENRMLRPLNMEQIYEAYKNTTDN; from the coding sequence TTGAAATCAACCTACTCATATAATCAATTTTTTATTACAACGAACAAAGATCTTTTAAATCTTGATGTCATTGAACGATTTATCTGCCACGATTCCTATTGGGGACAGGGGATGAATCGCGATTTAATAGTAAAATCTATAGAGAACTCTAATTTATGTTTCGGCCTGTTTGATGGTAATCCACAAGAAAACTCTACAGCCAAGCAAATTGGCTTTGCTCGCGTAATAACTGATTTTGTTAGATTTGCTTATTTAGCAGATGTGTTTGTAATAAAAGAGTACCGTGGTCAAGGTTTAAGTAAATGGTTAATTGAGACGATTGTTAGTGAGCCAAGATTAAAGGGGGCTGCCTTTCATTTAACGACCAAGGATGCACACAGCCTCTATGAAAAATTCGGATTCCGGCCAATCGATCAACCAGAAAACCGAATGCTGCGGCCATTAAATATGGAACAAATATACGAGGCATACAAAAACACCACGGATAACTAA
- a CDS encoding IS4 family transposase — protein MDKITRKTSFGQWFSPINIQLFEEQVKTMKLDYYTKKLTTESFLKLLLFAQLEEIESLHALGDCLFDDQLQKGIDLDSISISQLSRRLNGMNPDLFQRLFLDLVVQIHAKTHYTKLVMPLKIIDSSTLPLNLTNHKWAKFRKTKAGVKLHLRLVFMEKGASYPEKAVITTANEHDRGQLEIMVDDKECMYVFDRGYLDYERFDRMTDDGYFFLSRLRKNAVIREVYDFKLPEDSAVLSDQMVLIGTTQNRAENYFRLLKVLDSKGNELHLITNRFDLNAEEISEMYKSRWAIELFFKWIKQHLSIKKFYGQSEWAIQNQVFIALIVFCLHVLVQLETNSKRKTLKISRYLRAALWKPAHIWLRKIEGKAIP, from the coding sequence ATGGACAAGATTACACGAAAAACTTCATTTGGACAATGGTTTTCACCAATTAATATTCAATTATTTGAAGAACAGGTGAAAACGATGAAATTAGATTACTATACGAAAAAATTAACGACAGAGTCTTTCCTAAAATTACTACTTTTTGCCCAGCTAGAAGAAATCGAAAGCCTGCATGCGCTAGGTGATTGTCTATTCGATGACCAACTTCAAAAAGGGATTGACCTTGATTCGATCAGTATTTCTCAGCTGTCACGGCGATTAAATGGCATGAACCCAGATCTATTTCAAAGGCTTTTCCTTGATTTGGTCGTACAAATTCATGCCAAGACACACTATACGAAACTGGTCATGCCGTTAAAAATCATTGATTCAAGCACATTGCCACTTAATTTGACCAATCATAAATGGGCAAAGTTCCGTAAGACAAAAGCCGGTGTGAAGTTGCATCTACGCCTTGTGTTTATGGAAAAAGGTGCGTCCTATCCCGAAAAAGCAGTCATAACAACGGCAAACGAACATGATCGTGGTCAACTTGAAATCATGGTCGATGACAAGGAATGCATGTATGTGTTTGACCGTGGCTATCTAGACTACGAGCGCTTTGATCGCATGACAGATGATGGTTACTTTTTTCTATCAAGGCTAAGAAAAAACGCCGTTATACGGGAGGTTTATGATTTTAAACTACCCGAGGATTCCGCTGTTTTATCAGATCAAATGGTCCTGATTGGTACAACCCAAAACCGTGCTGAAAATTACTTTCGCCTTCTAAAAGTGCTTGATTCCAAAGGAAATGAACTCCATTTAATCACCAATCGCTTTGATTTGAACGCTGAAGAAATTTCAGAGATGTATAAATCAAGGTGGGCCATTGAGTTGTTTTTTAAATGGATCAAACAGCACCTTAGCATCAAAAAGTTCTACGGACAAAGCGAATGGGCCATTCAAAATCAAGTGTTTATCGCACTTATCGTTTTTTGCCTACATGTTCTTGTTCAACTTGAGACAAATAGTAAGCGAAAAACCTTAAAAATTAGCCGTTATCTACGGGCTGCCCTTTGGAAACCAGCCCATATTTGGCTCCGAAAAATTGAAGGAAAAGCCATTCCTTGA
- a CDS encoding enoyl-CoA hydratase codes for MKTNTESNTLLVHVNGRVATIQLNRPESLNSLNVELIKGLTTKLKEISITDDIDVVVITGNERAFSSGGDIKMMLQETNESDFFNVMDNINELVMTLYSLPKLTISAVSGSAAGLGLSIALATDYILADEKSKLAMNFIGIGLVPDGGAHFFLEKKLGEDQAKQLIWEGKIMTAHEAFQKGLIHEVAPNYLEALNDKLEEYLKKPLQAMIKTKKILVEKNRPQLLKILELEKYGQHKMRQTEDHQEGIRAFIEKRKPQFKGK; via the coding sequence ATGAAAACGAATACTGAATCTAATACACTGTTAGTACATGTGAATGGACGAGTCGCAACGATACAATTGAATCGACCAGAAAGCTTAAATTCACTAAATGTTGAACTAATCAAGGGATTGACAACAAAATTAAAGGAAATAAGTATTACAGATGATATTGATGTTGTGGTTATAACTGGAAACGAACGTGCCTTTTCATCAGGAGGCGATATAAAAATGATGCTACAGGAAACGAATGAAAGCGATTTCTTTAATGTGATGGACAACATTAATGAATTGGTTATGACTCTTTATTCTTTACCTAAGCTAACAATTAGTGCTGTATCAGGTTCTGCGGCTGGTCTCGGACTAAGTATAGCTTTAGCGACAGACTATATTCTAGCTGATGAAAAAAGCAAGCTTGCTATGAATTTTATCGGAATTGGTCTCGTCCCTGATGGTGGAGCTCACTTCTTCCTTGAGAAAAAGTTAGGTGAGGATCAAGCCAAACAGCTCATTTGGGAAGGGAAAATAATGACTGCACATGAGGCATTTCAAAAAGGCCTCATTCATGAGGTAGCGCCTAATTATTTGGAAGCATTAAACGATAAGCTGGAGGAGTATTTAAAGAAACCACTTCAAGCTATGATAAAAACTAAGAAAATATTGGTTGAAAAGAACCGGCCACAATTATTAAAAATTCTTGAGCTTGAAAAATATGGACAACATAAAATGAGACAAACAGAGGATCACCAAGAGGGAATCCGTGCCTTTATAGAAAAGCGAAAACCTCAGTTTAAAGGGAAGTAA
- a CDS encoding YhzD family protein: MKIYKLTCFEATGEKIIDEAIEAKNDIEAKNKTEVLLKEKKLYNKTHRLVTPDGNLILFKA, translated from the coding sequence ATGAAGATCTACAAATTAACTTGTTTTGAAGCTACTGGGGAAAAAATTATAGACGAAGCAATCGAGGCGAAGAATGATATCGAGGCAAAGAATAAGACCGAGGTTCTCTTAAAGGAAAAGAAGCTATACAATAAAACACACCGTCTCGTAACCCCTGATGGTAATCTAATCCTATTTAAAGCATAA
- a CDS encoding ATP-binding cassette domain-containing protein codes for MVLKIENITKRFGTFTAVNDLSLTIPEREMFGFLGANGAGKTTTFRMILGLMDSSDGRITWNGNPINYSTSRYIGYLPEERGLYPKLKVKEQIVYLARLRGMEKGEAQTELDKWLERFKVPEYANKKVEELSKGNQQKIQFIAAVLHKPELLILDEPFSGLDPVNVELLKEAVLDLKKNGSTIVFSSHRMEHVEEMCEHLCIMHKGSPVVHGSLRDIKKSFGKKNVVIHADFSLDFLKEYPGVIKHKKTAEGIHLQITGEEVAENLLKEIVPYGFIRKFALEEPSLNDIFIEKVGASYE; via the coding sequence ATGGTTTTAAAAATCGAAAACATAACGAAGCGTTTTGGAACGTTTACGGCAGTGAACGACCTATCATTAACCATACCGGAAAGAGAGATGTTTGGTTTTCTTGGGGCAAATGGAGCAGGGAAAACAACAACTTTTCGGATGATTCTAGGCTTAATGGATAGTAGTGATGGTCGAATCACTTGGAATGGTAACCCCATTAATTATTCAACGAGCAGATATATTGGCTACTTACCAGAAGAACGTGGACTGTACCCTAAATTAAAGGTAAAAGAACAAATTGTGTACTTGGCAAGGTTAAGAGGAATGGAGAAGGGAGAAGCACAAACGGAATTAGACAAATGGCTCGAACGATTTAAAGTTCCTGAGTATGCAAACAAAAAGGTTGAAGAGCTTTCTAAGGGAAATCAGCAAAAAATTCAGTTTATCGCAGCCGTTCTACATAAACCAGAACTGCTAATTCTGGATGAACCTTTTAGTGGACTTGATCCTGTAAATGTCGAGTTGTTAAAAGAGGCTGTACTGGACTTAAAGAAAAACGGATCAACGATTGTCTTTTCAAGTCACCGTATGGAGCATGTAGAAGAGATGTGTGAACATTTATGTATCATGCATAAAGGAAGCCCTGTTGTACATGGCTCTCTTAGGGATATAAAGAAAAGTTTTGGTAAGAAAAATGTCGTGATTCATGCTGATTTCTCACTAGACTTTTTAAAAGAATATCCTGGAGTAATTAAGCACAAAAAGACCGCAGAAGGAATTCATCTTCAAATAACGGGTGAAGAAGTAGCGGAGAACCTACTTAAGGAAATTGTACCTTATGGGTTTATACGAAAGTTTGCCCTAGAGGAGCCAAGCTTAAATGATATTTTTATCGAGAAGGTAGGTGCCTCATATGAGTAA
- a CDS encoding ABC transporter permease translates to MSKFWIILAHTYMSKVKSKSFIITTAVTLLLIVGLTNLSNVMDYFNKGESGEEIAVIDESEAIFSPLKQQVEAVNEDIKLTQFTGDEDAAKEAIREGEYDGLLLVRLNNVNLPEATYHAMTIADTTIANEVKNSLQQLKTQLAATQMELSTEELAKLYEPVDFEQLALEENAKTEEELNQARGLVYVLLFVIYFSVILYANMIAMEVATEKSSRVMEILISSVSPIKQMFAKILGIGLVSITQMAVLLGVGYVSMKQNLDTMQGGFFSYLGFGDLPLATLIYAVVFFILGYFLYSTLAAFLGSLVSRIEDLQQMITPMTMLVVAGFMIAMFGLGQPETPFITISSYIPFFAPMLMFMRVGMLSLPIWEPILAIAILIITIILLAIFGARVYRGGVLMYGRSTSFKDIKKALQLTKNE, encoded by the coding sequence ATGAGTAAGTTTTGGATCATCCTGGCTCATACTTACATGAGTAAAGTGAAATCAAAATCATTTATCATTACAACTGCTGTTACTTTATTGTTAATTGTAGGACTTACGAATCTCTCAAACGTGATGGACTATTTTAATAAAGGAGAATCCGGAGAGGAAATTGCAGTCATTGATGAGAGTGAAGCAATTTTTTCTCCATTAAAGCAGCAAGTCGAAGCAGTCAATGAAGATATTAAACTAACCCAATTTACTGGGGACGAGGATGCGGCAAAGGAAGCAATTCGAGAAGGGGAATATGATGGACTACTTCTTGTACGATTAAACAATGTGAACTTACCTGAAGCAACTTATCATGCAATGACCATTGCTGATACAACCATTGCAAATGAGGTGAAAAATAGCCTCCAGCAATTGAAAACACAGTTAGCTGCCACACAGATGGAACTCTCCACTGAGGAGCTTGCAAAACTGTATGAGCCTGTTGACTTTGAGCAACTAGCACTAGAAGAAAACGCAAAAACAGAGGAAGAACTGAACCAAGCAAGAGGCCTTGTTTATGTACTTTTATTTGTCATCTATTTCTCAGTGATTCTATACGCTAACATGATTGCAATGGAAGTTGCGACGGAAAAATCTTCTCGTGTAATGGAAATTCTTATTTCGAGTGTATCTCCCATTAAGCAGATGTTTGCAAAGATTCTTGGTATAGGTTTGGTAAGTATTACACAAATGGCTGTTTTACTAGGTGTAGGTTATGTTTCCATGAAGCAGAATCTCGATACGATGCAAGGGGGATTTTTTAGCTATCTTGGTTTTGGAGATTTACCCTTAGCTACCCTTATATATGCTGTGGTTTTCTTTATTTTAGGATACTTTCTTTATTCCACTCTTGCTGCCTTTCTTGGGTCACTTGTTAGTAGAATAGAAGACCTTCAGCAGATGATTACACCCATGACAATGTTGGTTGTTGCTGGTTTTATGATCGCTATGTTTGGATTAGGCCAACCAGAAACACCTTTCATCACGATCTCTTCATATATACCGTTCTTTGCTCCCATGCTAATGTTCATGAGAGTTGGTATGTTATCGTTACCCATTTGGGAGCCAATACTAGCGATTGCGATTCTTATTATCACTATTATTCTTCTAGCGATCTTCGGAGCAAGAGTATATAGAGGTGGCGTACTAATGTATGGACGATCAACTTCTTTTAAAGATATTAAAAAAGCCCTTCAACTTACAAAGAATGAATAA
- a CDS encoding metallophosphoesterase, with product MKRVTFIHAADLHLDSPMVGLKSLPASIFSRLKESTFVALERIVNKAIEEKVDFVILAGDLFDSEDRSIKAQTRLRNEMKRLQMHGIPVFAIHGNHDHLDGSWAHLDMPENVHIFSTDVERKIYTTANGSHIHLYGFSYPSRHVFERKIVDYRKEGEADFHIGILHGNIEGNHEHGNYAPFSIKELLDKDFDYWALGHIHKRMILSQDPPVIYPGNTQGRNRKETGLKGGYLIVLEEGKKSFEFFPTSDCLWTEKEINVSEVNGFEQLYLTCKSLIDAERESKVGILLKLHLTKLRKENNPSERDILNDLLEALQEDEKEEASFVWTYAVTAEEQCIWDKETLANQTDFYGELFRLSGEPGELGHSLDILFHHPQARKFLNPLTEEEKKEMIRYAESFLVDQLLKE from the coding sequence ATGAAGCGAGTAACCTTTATTCATGCTGCTGATTTGCATTTAGATAGTCCGATGGTGGGTCTGAAGTCTTTGCCAGCATCCATTTTCTCACGACTAAAGGAAAGTACGTTTGTCGCGCTTGAAAGGATTGTTAATAAGGCGATTGAGGAAAAGGTCGATTTTGTTATTTTAGCTGGTGACCTATTTGATAGTGAGGATAGAAGTATTAAAGCCCAAACAAGACTTCGTAATGAAATGAAGCGGCTTCAAATGCATGGAATACCTGTCTTTGCTATTCATGGAAACCATGATCACCTTGATGGGAGTTGGGCTCATCTTGATATGCCTGAGAATGTACATATTTTTTCCACCGATGTAGAAAGAAAGATATATACAACGGCCAATGGAAGCCATATTCACTTATACGGTTTTAGTTACCCTAGCCGGCATGTTTTCGAAAGAAAAATAGTTGATTACCGAAAAGAGGGCGAAGCGGATTTTCATATTGGGATACTACATGGAAACATCGAAGGAAACCATGAACATGGAAATTATGCCCCTTTTTCGATAAAGGAATTATTAGACAAGGATTTTGATTATTGGGCTCTTGGACATATTCATAAACGCATGATCCTGTCACAAGATCCTCCGGTTATTTATCCAGGCAATACGCAAGGGCGTAATAGGAAGGAAACAGGGCTAAAAGGAGGCTATTTGATTGTGTTAGAGGAAGGGAAAAAGAGTTTTGAGTTTTTTCCTACCTCAGACTGTTTGTGGACAGAAAAGGAGATCAATGTAAGTGAAGTAAATGGGTTTGAACAGCTTTACTTAACCTGTAAAAGCTTGATTGATGCTGAGAGAGAAAGTAAGGTAGGCATTTTGCTTAAACTTCATCTAACCAAGCTAAGAAAGGAAAATAATCCTAGTGAAAGAGACATTTTAAATGATTTATTGGAAGCTCTTCAAGAAGATGAAAAAGAAGAAGCTTCCTTTGTTTGGACATATGCTGTTACAGCTGAGGAACAGTGCATTTGGGATAAGGAGACATTGGCAAATCAAACGGATTTCTATGGTGAGTTATTTCGGCTATCAGGGGAGCCAGGGGAACTCGGACATAGTTTAGACATACTATTTCACCATCCGCAAGCAAGGAAATTTCTAAACCCATTAACTGAAGAGGAAAAAAAAGAAATGATACGATATGCGGAGAGTTTTCTAGTGGATCAATTGTTAAAGGAATAG
- a CDS encoding AAA family ATPase — protein MIIKELQIYGYGKIENVTISNLHSFTVFYGENEAGKSTIMSFIHSMLFGFPTKVQAEQRYEPKSGIRYGGKLLFEINDKGHIVIERIKGKATGDVIVTLEDGTRGGEDLLKELLSRMDKSLYQSIFSFNLQGLQNIHQLKKEDLGRFLFSTGAVGTDRLVSINSTLQKEMDERFKPSGKKPVINEKLKELKEVYHQLKSSENKNEGYWQLVRQRNELVEEISQLANSEEVLMQELHQLQEWKKLEPVVKELEYVKEKIEGKPPIKFPVEGIKRLDQIIQWMKPLEAQKERLDRKILVLSEEIRNSQPNLALLDKEIDIQEALDKLPLLETLSEEEKSLRIQLEHLQRQKRECVSKLHIPLPDDALLNIDTSMFMKERVKIAQKKQWKLNEKKEELDALFEQEKLDLELLENRIAFYKNELLSENEYLELEEKVKLSSPASLKSDQLQVKQTLNMLMGFEEEANKESRNRFFQLLAFTIISIFLGVFGLMRSEPLFIFISISLFLIVLFSSLSTKTRKTKKNIRTQLEDLLKEEKELDVQIQALNSDQFHENSRRLEMEKQKAEELKILNVKWEQQNTHYERIILEFEKWEIESAEIESELKSIAQKLCLSEEVTKSYLGEAFDLLERIKQTIHEQHALQLQIDKKIDVIQRISNRIEELGRLFFEKQFPLPQLALELRNRLREEQQKYIIFSGKNEKLDESKEELEKVISELNQFRNEMNELFVLADVINEEEYRSAGLEMDKQTEDRNKIEELQKQIAFSSLTKEVIGKLIKITDIKQAIIEKNTDIEQNHKRREEALKTLSETKHQISILEEGGKYSELLHKYTQLKAELEDEAKDWARVALAKELLNKTMKVFNEEKLPAVLGKAEEYLSFLTEGNYQRIVPKENESGFYIHRKDYSVFEANELSQATMEQVYVAIRLALVTTIYKKRPFPIMIDDSFVNFDHVRTSRVLELLKKITNNQVLFFTCHRHLLKDLQGSHIIRLEEMPVPQLK, from the coding sequence ATGATAATTAAAGAGTTACAAATTTATGGTTATGGAAAAATAGAAAATGTTACGATTTCTAATCTACATTCCTTTACCGTTTTCTATGGAGAAAACGAAGCAGGCAAATCAACGATCATGTCCTTTATTCATAGTATGTTGTTTGGTTTTCCAACAAAAGTTCAGGCTGAGCAGAGGTATGAGCCGAAGTCAGGAATAAGGTATGGTGGGAAGCTCCTTTTCGAAATAAACGATAAAGGTCACATCGTTATCGAACGAATAAAAGGCAAAGCCACAGGTGATGTGATCGTTACTTTAGAGGATGGAACAAGGGGAGGAGAGGATCTCCTTAAAGAGTTACTATCCCGTATGGATAAATCTCTTTACCAATCGATCTTTTCTTTTAATTTACAGGGGTTACAAAATATCCATCAACTGAAAAAAGAGGATTTGGGAAGATTTTTATTTTCTACGGGTGCTGTTGGTACTGACCGGCTGGTTTCGATAAATTCGACCCTCCAGAAAGAAATGGATGAAAGGTTTAAACCAAGTGGAAAAAAACCTGTAATTAATGAGAAATTAAAAGAGCTGAAAGAAGTTTATCATCAGCTTAAGAGTTCGGAAAATAAAAATGAAGGCTATTGGCAGTTGGTACGGCAACGCAATGAGCTAGTGGAGGAAATCTCCCAACTAGCTAATAGCGAAGAAGTTTTAATGCAAGAGCTACACCAGCTACAAGAATGGAAAAAGCTTGAACCAGTTGTAAAAGAGCTGGAATATGTAAAAGAGAAAATAGAGGGAAAACCTCCTATTAAGTTTCCTGTTGAGGGGATAAAAAGATTAGATCAAATCATTCAATGGATGAAGCCATTAGAAGCGCAAAAAGAAAGATTAGATAGGAAAATACTAGTGCTTAGTGAGGAGATTAGAAATTCTCAACCCAATCTTGCTCTTCTAGATAAGGAAATAGACATTCAAGAAGCATTAGACAAACTTCCTTTACTTGAAACACTCAGTGAGGAAGAAAAGAGTTTGCGCATTCAACTGGAACATCTACAGAGACAAAAAAGAGAGTGCGTGAGCAAATTACATATTCCTCTACCCGATGATGCGCTCTTAAATATTGATACGAGCATGTTTATGAAGGAACGTGTGAAGATCGCACAGAAAAAACAATGGAAGCTCAATGAAAAGAAAGAAGAACTTGATGCGTTATTTGAGCAAGAAAAGTTGGACTTAGAGTTACTTGAGAATAGGATTGCCTTTTATAAGAATGAGTTGCTTTCGGAGAATGAATATCTCGAGCTTGAGGAAAAGGTAAAGCTTTCGAGCCCAGCTAGCTTAAAAAGTGATCAATTACAAGTGAAACAAACACTCAATATGTTAATGGGATTTGAAGAGGAGGCAAACAAGGAATCGAGGAATCGCTTCTTTCAATTACTCGCATTTACAATCATAAGTATATTCCTTGGTGTATTTGGTCTTATGAGATCAGAACCTTTATTCATTTTTATTAGTATCAGTCTGTTTCTAATTGTATTGTTTTCTTCACTTTCCACGAAAACGAGGAAAACAAAGAAAAATATCCGAACGCAGCTAGAAGATTTATTAAAAGAAGAAAAAGAACTAGATGTACAAATACAAGCATTGAATTCTGATCAATTTCACGAAAATAGCCGCCGGTTAGAAATGGAGAAACAAAAAGCGGAAGAGTTAAAGATCCTTAACGTTAAATGGGAGCAACAAAATACCCATTATGAACGAATAATCTTAGAATTTGAAAAATGGGAAATTGAGTCTGCAGAAATCGAATCGGAGCTAAAATCAATCGCCCAAAAACTTTGCTTATCAGAAGAAGTTACAAAGTCTTATTTAGGAGAGGCATTTGACCTTTTAGAACGTATCAAACAGACGATTCATGAACAACACGCCCTTCAATTACAAATAGATAAAAAAATAGACGTCATTCAAAGGATATCAAATCGTATCGAAGAGCTTGGTAGATTATTTTTTGAGAAACAGTTTCCATTGCCACAACTAGCGTTGGAACTAAGAAATCGATTAAGAGAAGAACAGCAAAAGTATATAATATTCAGTGGAAAAAACGAAAAACTCGACGAAAGTAAGGAGGAGCTTGAGAAGGTTATAAGTGAGCTGAATCAGTTCCGTAATGAAATGAATGAACTGTTTGTTTTAGCTGATGTAATCAATGAAGAAGAGTACCGTAGTGCAGGGCTTGAAATGGACAAACAAACGGAGGATAGAAATAAAATAGAAGAACTTCAAAAGCAAATCGCTTTTTCATCATTAACAAAGGAAGTAATCGGAAAATTAATAAAGATTACTGATATCAAACAAGCCATAATAGAAAAGAATACGGACATTGAACAGAATCATAAAAGACGTGAGGAAGCTCTAAAAACTCTATCTGAAACAAAACACCAAATTTCAATTCTAGAAGAAGGAGGTAAATATTCAGAACTCCTTCATAAGTATACGCAATTGAAAGCGGAGTTAGAGGATGAAGCAAAGGACTGGGCACGCGTGGCTCTAGCTAAAGAGCTTTTGAACAAAACCATGAAGGTATTTAATGAAGAAAAGCTGCCAGCGGTTTTAGGAAAAGCCGAGGAATACTTATCATTTTTAACGGAAGGCAACTATCAGCGCATCGTTCCAAAAGAGAATGAAAGTGGGTTTTATATTCATCGAAAAGATTATTCTGTATTCGAAGCTAATGAACTAAGTCAAGCGACCATGGAGCAGGTGTATGTTGCGATCAGACTTGCTCTTGTAACCACCATTTATAAAAAAAGACCCTTCCCAATTATGATTGACGATAGCTTTGTAAACTTTGATCACGTTCGAACGAGTCGTGTTCTTGAATTATTAAAGAAAATAACGAATAATCAAGTTTTGTTCTTCACTTGCCACCGTCATTTACTGAAGGATTTACAAGGTAGCCATATCATCCGTCTTGAAGAAATGCCCGTTCCTCAGTTGAAGTGA